One part of the Leclercia sp. LSNIH1 genome encodes these proteins:
- a CDS encoding YebC/PmpR family DNA-binding transcriptional regulator produces the protein MAGHSKWANTKHRKAAQDAKRGKIFTKIIRELVTAARLGGGDAGSNPRLRAAIDKALSNNMTRDTLNRAIARGVGGDEDANMETIIYEGYGPGGTAVMVECLSDNRNRTVAEVRHAFSKTGGNLGTDGSVAYLFSKKGVISFEKGDEDVIMEAALEAGAEDVVTYDDGAIDVYTAWEEMGAVRDALEAAGLKADAAEVSMIPSTKADMDAETAPKLLRLIDMLEDCDDVQEVYHNGEISDEVAATL, from the coding sequence ATGGCAGGTCATAGTAAGTGGGCCAACACCAAACACCGCAAAGCGGCACAGGATGCCAAACGCGGTAAGATCTTTACCAAAATCATTCGTGAGCTGGTTACCGCAGCCCGTCTGGGTGGCGGCGATGCCGGTTCCAACCCGCGTCTGCGCGCAGCGATCGATAAAGCGCTGAGCAACAACATGACCCGTGACACCCTGAACCGTGCTATCGCCCGTGGCGTAGGCGGCGATGAAGACGCGAACATGGAAACCATCATTTATGAAGGTTACGGTCCTGGCGGTACGGCGGTCATGGTTGAGTGTCTGTCCGACAACCGTAACCGTACCGTGGCGGAAGTGCGTCATGCCTTCAGCAAAACCGGTGGCAACCTGGGTACCGACGGTTCCGTTGCCTACCTGTTCAGCAAAAAAGGCGTCATCTCCTTCGAGAAAGGCGACGAAGATGTGATCATGGAAGCGGCGCTGGAAGCGGGTGCTGAAGATGTGGTGACCTATGACGACGGCGCGATTGACGTCTATACCGCATGGGAAGAGATGGGCGCGGTGCGTGATGCACTGGAAGCCGCTGGCCTGAAAGCCGACGCGGCTGAAGTCTCCATGATCCCGTCCACCAAAGCGGATATGGATGCGGAAACCGCACCAAAACTGCTGCGTCTGATCGATATGCTCGAAGACTGCGACGATGTGCAGGAAGTCTACCACAACGGTGAAATCTCCGACGAGGTTGCGGCTACGCTGTAA
- the ruvC gene encoding crossover junction endodeoxyribonuclease RuvC: MAIILGIDPGSRITGYGVIRQVGRQLTYLGSGCIRTKVDDLPSRLKLIYAGVTEIITQFQPDYFAIEQVFMAKNADSALKLGQARGVAIVAAVNQDLPVFEYAARQVKQTVVGIGSAEKSQVQHMVRTLLKLPANPQADAADALAIAITHCHISQNAVQMSESRLNLARGRLR; this comes from the coding sequence ATGGCAATTATTCTCGGTATTGACCCGGGCTCACGCATCACCGGTTATGGCGTTATCCGTCAGGTCGGGCGACAGTTGACCTACCTGGGCAGTGGTTGTATCCGTACCAAAGTGGACGATCTGCCGTCGCGCCTGAAGCTGATCTATGCGGGCGTGACGGAGATCATCACCCAGTTCCAGCCGGACTATTTCGCCATTGAACAGGTATTTATGGCGAAAAACGCCGACTCGGCGCTGAAGCTTGGCCAGGCGCGCGGCGTGGCGATTGTCGCGGCGGTGAATCAGGATCTGCCGGTGTTTGAATACGCCGCACGGCAGGTTAAGCAGACCGTGGTGGGAATTGGCAGTGCGGAAAAAAGCCAGGTGCAGCACATGGTGCGTACCCTGCTTAAACTGCCCGCCAATCCGCAGGCGGATGCTGCCGATGCCCTGGCGATCGCCATTACCCATTGCCACATCAGCCAGAATGCGGTGCAGATGAGCGAATCGCGGCTCAATCTGGCGCGCGGTCGATTGCGCTAA
- the nudB gene encoding dihydroneopterin triphosphate diphosphatase: MAYKLPVSVLVIIYAEDTKRVLMLQRRDDPAFWQSVTGSLEEGETALQAAAREVKEEVTIDVAREQLTLKDCQRTVEFEIFSHLRHRYAPGTERNTESWFCLALPHEREIVFTEHLTYRWVNATEAAALTKSWSNRQAIEEFVINAA; the protein is encoded by the coding sequence ATGGCATATAAGCTTCCCGTTTCCGTGTTAGTGATCATTTATGCAGAAGACACGAAGCGGGTGCTGATGTTGCAGCGACGCGACGATCCCGCCTTCTGGCAGTCGGTAACCGGCAGCCTGGAGGAGGGAGAAACCGCGTTGCAGGCCGCCGCGCGCGAAGTAAAGGAAGAGGTCACCATTGACGTTGCTCGCGAGCAACTGACCCTGAAGGACTGTCAGCGCACGGTGGAGTTTGAAATTTTTAGTCATTTACGTCATCGCTATGCGCCGGGGACTGAACGCAATACAGAATCCTGGTTCTGCCTTGCGCTTCCCCACGAACGGGAGATCGTGTTCACCGAACATTTGACCTACCGCTGGGTTAATGCGACCGAAGCCGCGGCGTTAACCAAGTCGTGGAGCAACCGGCAGGCGATTGAAGAATTTGTAATTAACGCCGCCTGA
- the ruvA gene encoding Holliday junction branch migration protein RuvA — protein MIGRLRGIILEKQPPIVLLETGGVGYEVHMPMTCFYELPDAGKEAIVFTHFVVREDAQLLYGFNNKQERTLFKELIKTNGVGPKLALAILSGMSAPQFVNAVEREDPAALVKLPGIGKKTAERLIVEMKDRFKGLHGDLFTPAADLVLTSPAGPATDDAEQEAVAALVALGYKPQEASRMISKVAKPDATSETLIREALRAAL, from the coding sequence GTGATAGGCAGACTCAGAGGCATCATTCTAGAAAAACAACCCCCGATAGTGCTGCTTGAGACCGGAGGCGTGGGCTATGAAGTCCATATGCCGATGACCTGTTTCTATGAATTGCCGGACGCGGGCAAGGAAGCGATCGTCTTTACCCACTTTGTGGTGCGTGAAGATGCCCAGCTGCTGTATGGCTTTAACAACAAGCAGGAGCGCACCCTGTTTAAAGAGCTGATTAAAACCAACGGCGTGGGGCCAAAACTGGCGCTGGCCATCCTCTCCGGGATGTCGGCTCCGCAGTTCGTTAACGCCGTAGAGCGTGAAGATCCCGCGGCTCTGGTTAAGCTCCCTGGCATCGGTAAGAAAACGGCCGAGCGCCTGATTGTCGAGATGAAAGATCGCTTTAAAGGTCTGCATGGCGATCTGTTTACCCCTGCCGCCGACCTGGTGCTGACCTCACCGGCTGGCCCGGCAACAGACGATGCGGAACAGGAAGCGGTTGCCGCGCTGGTGGCGCTGGGCTATAAACCTCAGGAAGCGAGCCGGATGATTAGCAAAGTGGCTAAACCGGACGCCACCAGTGAAACCCTGATTCGTGAAGCGCTGCGCGCCGCATTGTGA
- the ruvB gene encoding Holliday junction branch migration DNA helicase RuvB, with amino-acid sequence MIEADRLVSAGSVQTEDLVDRAIRPKLLDEYIGQPQVRSQMEIFIQAAKLRGDALDHLLIFGPPGLGKTTLANIVANEMGVNLRTTSGPVLEKAGDLAAMLTNLEPHDVLFIDEIHRLSPVVEEVLYPAMEDYQLDIMIGEGPAARSIKIDLPPFTLIGATTRAGSLTSPLRDRFGIVQRLEFYQVPDLQHIVSRSARFMGLDMSEEGAFEVAKRSRGTPRIANRLLRRVRDFAEVKHDGTISHEIAAQALDMLNVDAEGFDYMDRKLLLAVLDKFFGGPVGLDNLAAAIGEERETIEDVLEPYLIQQGFLQRTPRGRMATVRAWDHFGITPPEMP; translated from the coding sequence ATGATTGAAGCAGACCGTCTGGTCTCGGCAGGCAGTGTTCAGACAGAAGATCTGGTGGACAGGGCGATCCGCCCGAAACTGCTTGATGAGTATATTGGCCAGCCACAGGTGCGTTCGCAGATGGAGATCTTTATCCAGGCGGCGAAACTTCGCGGCGATGCCCTCGATCACCTGTTGATTTTCGGCCCGCCGGGGCTCGGGAAAACGACCCTCGCAAATATCGTCGCCAATGAGATGGGCGTTAACCTGCGCACCACCTCCGGCCCGGTGCTGGAAAAGGCAGGGGATCTGGCGGCGATGCTGACCAACCTTGAACCCCACGACGTGCTGTTTATCGATGAGATCCACCGCCTGTCACCGGTGGTGGAAGAGGTGCTCTATCCGGCGATGGAAGATTACCAGCTGGATATCATGATTGGCGAAGGTCCGGCTGCGCGTTCGATTAAGATCGATCTGCCGCCTTTCACGCTGATTGGCGCCACCACCCGCGCCGGGTCGTTAACGTCACCGCTGCGCGATCGTTTCGGCATTGTGCAGCGTCTTGAGTTTTATCAGGTGCCCGATCTCCAGCATATCGTCAGCCGCAGCGCGCGCTTTATGGGGCTGGATATGAGCGAAGAGGGGGCCTTTGAAGTGGCGAAGCGTTCCCGCGGTACGCCACGTATCGCCAACCGGCTGCTGCGCAGGGTGCGTGATTTTGCCGAGGTGAAGCACGACGGCACGATTTCGCATGAGATCGCCGCCCAGGCGCTGGATATGCTGAACGTCGATGCTGAAGGGTTCGACTATATGGATCGCAAGCTGCTGCTGGCGGTGCTGGATAAATTCTTTGGCGGGCCGGTCGGGCTGGATAACCTGGCGGCGGCGATTGGCGAAGAGCGTGAGACCATTGAAGATGTGCTGGAGCCCTATCTGATCCAGCAGGGCTTTTTGCAGCGTACGCCGCGCGGGCGCATGGCGACGGTGCGGGCCTGGGATCACTTTGGCATTACGCCGCCGGAGATGCCGTAA